A part of Neovison vison isolate M4711 chromosome 8, ASM_NN_V1, whole genome shotgun sequence genomic DNA contains:
- the RHOB gene encoding rho-related GTP-binding protein RhoB, producing MAAIRKKLVVVGDGACGKTCLLIVFSKDEFPEVYVPTVFENYVADIEVDGKQVELALWDTAGQEDYDRLRPLSYPDTDVILMCFSVDSPDSLENIPEKWVPEVKHFCPNVPIILVANKKDLRSDEHVRTELARMKQEPVRTDDGRAMAVRIQAYDYLECSAKTKEGVREVFETATRAALQKRYGSQNGCINCCKVL from the coding sequence ATGGCGGCCATCCGCAAGAAGCTGGTGGTGGTGGGCGACGGCGCGTGCGGCAAGACGTGCCTGCTGATCGTGTTCAGTAAGGACGAGTTCCCCGAGGTGTACGTGCCCACCGTCTTCGAGAACTATGTGGCCGACATCGAGGTGGACGGCAAGCAGGTGGAGCTGGCGCTGTGGGACACGGCGGGCCAGGAGGACTACGACCGCTTGCGGCCGCTCTCCTACCCGGACACCGACGTGATCCTCATGTGCTTCTCCGTGGACAGCCCCGATTCGCTGGAGAACATCCCCGAGAAGTGGGTGCCCGAGGTGAAGCACTTCTGCCCCAACGTGCCCATCATCCTGGTGGCCAACAAGAAAGACCTGCGCAGCGACGAGCACGTCCGCACGGAGCTGGCCCGCATGAAGCAGGAACCCGTGCGCACGGATGACGGCCGCGCCATGGCCGTGCGCATCCAAGCCTACGACTACCTCGAGTGCTCGGCCAAGACCAAGGAGGGCGTGCGCGAGGTCTTCGAGACGGCCACGCGCGCCGCGCTGCAGAAGCGCTACGGCTCCCAGAACGGCTGCATCAACTGCTGCAAGGTGCTATGA